From Camelus bactrianus isolate YW-2024 breed Bactrian camel chromosome 16, ASM4877302v1, whole genome shotgun sequence, the proteins below share one genomic window:
- the ETV4 gene encoding ETS translocation variant 4 isoform X6 — protein MERRMKGGYLDQQVPYTFCSKSPGNGSLREALMVPQGKLMDPGSLPPSDSEDLFQDLSHFQETWLAEAQVPDSDEQFVPDFHSENSFHSPTTRIKKEPQSPHADPALSCSRKPPLPHHHGEQCLYSSAYDPPRQITIKSPAPGAPGQSPLQPFPRAEQRSFLRSSGTSQPHPGHAYLGEHSSVFQQPLEVCHSFTPSQGGGREPLPAPYQHQLSEPCPPYPQQSFKQEYLDPLYEQASQPALGQGGVNGHRYPGAGVVIKQEQTDFSYDSDVPGYASMYLHTEGFSGPSSGDGTMGYGYEKPLRPFPDDVCVVPEKFEGDIKQEGVGAFREGPPYQRRGALQLWQFLVALLDDPTNAHFIAWTGRGMEFKLIEPEEVARLWGIQKNRPAMNYDKLSRSLRYYYEKGIMQKVAGERYVYKFVCEPEALFSLAFPDNQRPALKAEFDRPVSEEDTVPLSHLDESPAYLPELAGPTQPFGPKGGYSY, from the exons ATGGAGCGGAGGATGAAAGGCGGATACTTGGACCAGCAAGTGCCCTACACCTTCTGCAGC AAATCGCCCGGAAATGGGAGCTTGCGCGAAGCCCTGATGGTCCCGCAGGGGAAGCTCATGGACCCGGGCTCCCTGCCGCCCTCCGACTCCGAAG ATCTCTTCCAGGATCTAAGTCACTTCCAGGAGACATGGCTCGCTGAAG CTCAGGTACCTGACAGTGATGAGCAGTTTGTTCCTGATTTCCATTCAGAAAACT CTTTCCACAGCCCCACCACCAGGATCAAGAAGGAGCCTCAGAGTCCCCACGCAGACCCGGCCCTGTCCTGCAGCAGAaagccgcccctcccccaccaccatgGCGAGCAGTGCCTTTATTCCAG TGCCTATGACCCCCCTAGACAAATCACCATCAAGTCCCCCGCCCCTGGTGCCCCTGGACAGTCgcccctgcagccctttcccCGGGCAGAACAACGGAGTTTCCTGAGATCCTCTggcacctcccagccccaccctggccaTGCGTACCTCGGGGAGCATAG TTCCGTCTTCCAGCAGCCCCTGGAGGTCTGCCATTCCTTCACACCCTCTCAGGGAGGGGGCCGGgaacccctcccagccccctacCAACACCAGCTGTCGGAGCCCTGCCCACCCTACCCCCAACAGAGCTTCAAGCAGGAATACCTTGACCCCCTGTACGAACAGGCCAGCCAGCCGGCATTGGGCCAGGGTGGAGTCAATGGGCACAGGTACCCAGGGGCGGGGGTGGTGATCAAACAGGAGCAGACGGACTTCTCCTATGACTCAG ATGTCCCTGGGTATGCCTCAATGTACCTTCACACAGAGGGTTTCTCCGGGCCCTCTTCAGGTGACGGGACCATGG GCTATGGCTATGAGAAACCTCTGCGTCCATTCCCAGATGATGTCTGCGTCGTCCCTGAGAAATTTGAAG GAGACATCAAGCAGGAAGGGGTGGGAGCCTTCCGAGAGGGACCGCCCTACCAGCGCCGGGGTGCCTTGCAGCTGTGGCAGTTTCTGGTAGCCCTGCTGGATGACCCGACGAATGCCCACTTTATTGCCTGGACTGGCCGGGGGATGGAGTTCAAACTAATTGAGCCTGAGGAG GTCGCCAGGCTCTGGGGCATCCAGAAGAACCGGCCAGCCATGAATTACGACAAACTGAGCCGCTCACTCCGGTACTACTACGAGAAAGGCATCATGCAGAAG GTGGCTGGCGAGCGTTACGTGTACAAGTTTGTGTGCGAGCCCGAGGCCCTCTTCTCTCTGGCCTTCCCGGACAATCAGCGTCCAGCTCTCAAGGCTGAGTTTGACCGGCCAGTCAGTGAGGAGGACACAGTCCCTTTGTCCCACTTGGATGAGAGCCCTGCCTACCTCCCAGAGCTGGCTGGCCCCACCCAGCCCTTTGGCCCCAAGGGTGGCTACTCTTACTAG
- the ETV4 gene encoding ETS translocation variant 4 isoform X4 produces the protein MQLPGPCPPAPSQHHPSLRSCLFPPAQVPDSDEQFVPDFHSENLAFHSPTTRIKKEPQSPHADPALSCSRKPPLPHHHGEQCLYSSAYDPPRQITIKSPAPGAPGQSPLQPFPRAEQRSFLRSSGTSQPHPGHAYLGEHSSVFQQPLEVCHSFTPSQGGGREPLPAPYQHQLSEPCPPYPQQSFKQEYLDPLYEQASQPALGQGGVNGHRYPGAGVVIKQEQTDFSYDSGNSCSLASWALWNSSAQLQLLPPRPSDPALKLMALSLILPLGEPPLGFGDVPGYASMYLHTEGFSGPSSGDGTMGYGYEKPLRPFPDDVCVVPEKFEGDIKQEGVGAFREGPPYQRRGALQLWQFLVALLDDPTNAHFIAWTGRGMEFKLIEPEEVARLWGIQKNRPAMNYDKLSRSLRYYYEKGIMQKVAGERYVYKFVCEPEALFSLAFPDNQRPALKAEFDRPVSEEDTVPLSHLDESPAYLPELAGPTQPFGPKGGYSY, from the exons ATGCAGCTGCCGGGGCCCTGTCCCCCTGCACCATCCCAGCATCACCCCAGCCTCCgctcctgcctcttcccaccaG CTCAGGTACCTGACAGTGATGAGCAGTTTGTTCCTGATTTCCATTCAGAAAACT TAGCTTTCCACAGCCCCACCACCAGGATCAAGAAGGAGCCTCAGAGTCCCCACGCAGACCCGGCCCTGTCCTGCAGCAGAaagccgcccctcccccaccaccatgGCGAGCAGTGCCTTTATTCCAG TGCCTATGACCCCCCTAGACAAATCACCATCAAGTCCCCCGCCCCTGGTGCCCCTGGACAGTCgcccctgcagccctttcccCGGGCAGAACAACGGAGTTTCCTGAGATCCTCTggcacctcccagccccaccctggccaTGCGTACCTCGGGGAGCATAG TTCCGTCTTCCAGCAGCCCCTGGAGGTCTGCCATTCCTTCACACCCTCTCAGGGAGGGGGCCGGgaacccctcccagccccctacCAACACCAGCTGTCGGAGCCCTGCCCACCCTACCCCCAACAGAGCTTCAAGCAGGAATACCTTGACCCCCTGTACGAACAGGCCAGCCAGCCGGCATTGGGCCAGGGTGGAGTCAATGGGCACAGGTACCCAGGGGCGGGGGTGGTGATCAAACAGGAGCAGACGGACTTCTCCTATGACTCAG GAAACAGCTGCTCCCTGGCATCTTGGGCCTTATGGAACAGCTCTGCCCAGCTCCAgctgctgcctcccaggccctCTGACCCAGCCCTCAAGCTGATGGCTTTGAGTCTCATACTCCCGCTGGGCGAACCTCCCCTGGGATTTGGTG ATGTCCCTGGGTATGCCTCAATGTACCTTCACACAGAGGGTTTCTCCGGGCCCTCTTCAGGTGACGGGACCATGG GCTATGGCTATGAGAAACCTCTGCGTCCATTCCCAGATGATGTCTGCGTCGTCCCTGAGAAATTTGAAG GAGACATCAAGCAGGAAGGGGTGGGAGCCTTCCGAGAGGGACCGCCCTACCAGCGCCGGGGTGCCTTGCAGCTGTGGCAGTTTCTGGTAGCCCTGCTGGATGACCCGACGAATGCCCACTTTATTGCCTGGACTGGCCGGGGGATGGAGTTCAAACTAATTGAGCCTGAGGAG GTCGCCAGGCTCTGGGGCATCCAGAAGAACCGGCCAGCCATGAATTACGACAAACTGAGCCGCTCACTCCGGTACTACTACGAGAAAGGCATCATGCAGAAG GTGGCTGGCGAGCGTTACGTGTACAAGTTTGTGTGCGAGCCCGAGGCCCTCTTCTCTCTGGCCTTCCCGGACAATCAGCGTCCAGCTCTCAAGGCTGAGTTTGACCGGCCAGTCAGTGAGGAGGACACAGTCCCTTTGTCCCACTTGGATGAGAGCCCTGCCTACCTCCCAGAGCTGGCTGGCCCCACCCAGCCCTTTGGCCCCAAGGGTGGCTACTCTTACTAG
- the ETV4 gene encoding ETS translocation variant 4 isoform X2: MERRMKGGYLDQQVPYTFCSKSPGNGSLREALMVPQGKLMDPGSLPPSDSEDLFQDLSHFQETWLAEAQVPDSDEQFVPDFHSENSFHSPTTRIKKEPQSPHADPALSCSRKPPLPHHHGEQCLYSSAYDPPRQITIKSPAPGAPGQSPLQPFPRAEQRSFLRSSGTSQPHPGHAYLGEHSSVFQQPLEVCHSFTPSQGGGREPLPAPYQHQLSEPCPPYPQQSFKQEYLDPLYEQASQPALGQGGVNGHRYPGAGVVIKQEQTDFSYDSGNSCSLASWALWNSSAQLQLLPPRPSDPALKLMALSLILPLGEPPLGFGDVPGYASMYLHTEGFSGPSSGDGTMGYGYEKPLRPFPDDVCVVPEKFEGDIKQEGVGAFREGPPYQRRGALQLWQFLVALLDDPTNAHFIAWTGRGMEFKLIEPEEVARLWGIQKNRPAMNYDKLSRSLRYYYEKGIMQKVAGERYVYKFVCEPEALFSLAFPDNQRPALKAEFDRPVSEEDTVPLSHLDESPAYLPELAGPTQPFGPKGGYSY, encoded by the exons ATGGAGCGGAGGATGAAAGGCGGATACTTGGACCAGCAAGTGCCCTACACCTTCTGCAGC AAATCGCCCGGAAATGGGAGCTTGCGCGAAGCCCTGATGGTCCCGCAGGGGAAGCTCATGGACCCGGGCTCCCTGCCGCCCTCCGACTCCGAAG ATCTCTTCCAGGATCTAAGTCACTTCCAGGAGACATGGCTCGCTGAAG CTCAGGTACCTGACAGTGATGAGCAGTTTGTTCCTGATTTCCATTCAGAAAACT CTTTCCACAGCCCCACCACCAGGATCAAGAAGGAGCCTCAGAGTCCCCACGCAGACCCGGCCCTGTCCTGCAGCAGAaagccgcccctcccccaccaccatgGCGAGCAGTGCCTTTATTCCAG TGCCTATGACCCCCCTAGACAAATCACCATCAAGTCCCCCGCCCCTGGTGCCCCTGGACAGTCgcccctgcagccctttcccCGGGCAGAACAACGGAGTTTCCTGAGATCCTCTggcacctcccagccccaccctggccaTGCGTACCTCGGGGAGCATAG TTCCGTCTTCCAGCAGCCCCTGGAGGTCTGCCATTCCTTCACACCCTCTCAGGGAGGGGGCCGGgaacccctcccagccccctacCAACACCAGCTGTCGGAGCCCTGCCCACCCTACCCCCAACAGAGCTTCAAGCAGGAATACCTTGACCCCCTGTACGAACAGGCCAGCCAGCCGGCATTGGGCCAGGGTGGAGTCAATGGGCACAGGTACCCAGGGGCGGGGGTGGTGATCAAACAGGAGCAGACGGACTTCTCCTATGACTCAG GAAACAGCTGCTCCCTGGCATCTTGGGCCTTATGGAACAGCTCTGCCCAGCTCCAgctgctgcctcccaggccctCTGACCCAGCCCTCAAGCTGATGGCTTTGAGTCTCATACTCCCGCTGGGCGAACCTCCCCTGGGATTTGGTG ATGTCCCTGGGTATGCCTCAATGTACCTTCACACAGAGGGTTTCTCCGGGCCCTCTTCAGGTGACGGGACCATGG GCTATGGCTATGAGAAACCTCTGCGTCCATTCCCAGATGATGTCTGCGTCGTCCCTGAGAAATTTGAAG GAGACATCAAGCAGGAAGGGGTGGGAGCCTTCCGAGAGGGACCGCCCTACCAGCGCCGGGGTGCCTTGCAGCTGTGGCAGTTTCTGGTAGCCCTGCTGGATGACCCGACGAATGCCCACTTTATTGCCTGGACTGGCCGGGGGATGGAGTTCAAACTAATTGAGCCTGAGGAG GTCGCCAGGCTCTGGGGCATCCAGAAGAACCGGCCAGCCATGAATTACGACAAACTGAGCCGCTCACTCCGGTACTACTACGAGAAAGGCATCATGCAGAAG GTGGCTGGCGAGCGTTACGTGTACAAGTTTGTGTGCGAGCCCGAGGCCCTCTTCTCTCTGGCCTTCCCGGACAATCAGCGTCCAGCTCTCAAGGCTGAGTTTGACCGGCCAGTCAGTGAGGAGGACACAGTCCCTTTGTCCCACTTGGATGAGAGCCCTGCCTACCTCCCAGAGCTGGCTGGCCCCACCCAGCCCTTTGGCCCCAAGGGTGGCTACTCTTACTAG
- the ETV4 gene encoding ETS translocation variant 4 isoform X5, translating into MERRMKGGYLDQQVPYTFCSKSPGNGSLREALMVPQGKLMDPGSLPPSDSEDLFQDLSHFQETWLAEAQVPDSDEQFVPDFHSENLAFHSPTTRIKKEPQSPHADPALSCSRKPPLPHHHGEQCLYSSAYDPPRQITIKSPAPGAPGQSPLQPFPRAEQRSFLRSSGTSQPHPGHAYLGEHSSVFQQPLEVCHSFTPSQGGGREPLPAPYQHQLSEPCPPYPQQSFKQEYLDPLYEQASQPALGQGGVNGHRYPGAGVVIKQEQTDFSYDSDVPGYASMYLHTEGFSGPSSGDGTMGYGYEKPLRPFPDDVCVVPEKFEGDIKQEGVGAFREGPPYQRRGALQLWQFLVALLDDPTNAHFIAWTGRGMEFKLIEPEEVARLWGIQKNRPAMNYDKLSRSLRYYYEKGIMQKVAGERYVYKFVCEPEALFSLAFPDNQRPALKAEFDRPVSEEDTVPLSHLDESPAYLPELAGPTQPFGPKGGYSY; encoded by the exons ATGGAGCGGAGGATGAAAGGCGGATACTTGGACCAGCAAGTGCCCTACACCTTCTGCAGC AAATCGCCCGGAAATGGGAGCTTGCGCGAAGCCCTGATGGTCCCGCAGGGGAAGCTCATGGACCCGGGCTCCCTGCCGCCCTCCGACTCCGAAG ATCTCTTCCAGGATCTAAGTCACTTCCAGGAGACATGGCTCGCTGAAG CTCAGGTACCTGACAGTGATGAGCAGTTTGTTCCTGATTTCCATTCAGAAAACT TAGCTTTCCACAGCCCCACCACCAGGATCAAGAAGGAGCCTCAGAGTCCCCACGCAGACCCGGCCCTGTCCTGCAGCAGAaagccgcccctcccccaccaccatgGCGAGCAGTGCCTTTATTCCAG TGCCTATGACCCCCCTAGACAAATCACCATCAAGTCCCCCGCCCCTGGTGCCCCTGGACAGTCgcccctgcagccctttcccCGGGCAGAACAACGGAGTTTCCTGAGATCCTCTggcacctcccagccccaccctggccaTGCGTACCTCGGGGAGCATAG TTCCGTCTTCCAGCAGCCCCTGGAGGTCTGCCATTCCTTCACACCCTCTCAGGGAGGGGGCCGGgaacccctcccagccccctacCAACACCAGCTGTCGGAGCCCTGCCCACCCTACCCCCAACAGAGCTTCAAGCAGGAATACCTTGACCCCCTGTACGAACAGGCCAGCCAGCCGGCATTGGGCCAGGGTGGAGTCAATGGGCACAGGTACCCAGGGGCGGGGGTGGTGATCAAACAGGAGCAGACGGACTTCTCCTATGACTCAG ATGTCCCTGGGTATGCCTCAATGTACCTTCACACAGAGGGTTTCTCCGGGCCCTCTTCAGGTGACGGGACCATGG GCTATGGCTATGAGAAACCTCTGCGTCCATTCCCAGATGATGTCTGCGTCGTCCCTGAGAAATTTGAAG GAGACATCAAGCAGGAAGGGGTGGGAGCCTTCCGAGAGGGACCGCCCTACCAGCGCCGGGGTGCCTTGCAGCTGTGGCAGTTTCTGGTAGCCCTGCTGGATGACCCGACGAATGCCCACTTTATTGCCTGGACTGGCCGGGGGATGGAGTTCAAACTAATTGAGCCTGAGGAG GTCGCCAGGCTCTGGGGCATCCAGAAGAACCGGCCAGCCATGAATTACGACAAACTGAGCCGCTCACTCCGGTACTACTACGAGAAAGGCATCATGCAGAAG GTGGCTGGCGAGCGTTACGTGTACAAGTTTGTGTGCGAGCCCGAGGCCCTCTTCTCTCTGGCCTTCCCGGACAATCAGCGTCCAGCTCTCAAGGCTGAGTTTGACCGGCCAGTCAGTGAGGAGGACACAGTCCCTTTGTCCCACTTGGATGAGAGCCCTGCCTACCTCCCAGAGCTGGCTGGCCCCACCCAGCCCTTTGGCCCCAAGGGTGGCTACTCTTACTAG
- the ETV4 gene encoding ETS translocation variant 4 isoform X1, whose translation MERRMKGGYLDQQVPYTFCSKSPGNGSLREALMVPQGKLMDPGSLPPSDSEDLFQDLSHFQETWLAEAQVPDSDEQFVPDFHSENLAFHSPTTRIKKEPQSPHADPALSCSRKPPLPHHHGEQCLYSSAYDPPRQITIKSPAPGAPGQSPLQPFPRAEQRSFLRSSGTSQPHPGHAYLGEHSSVFQQPLEVCHSFTPSQGGGREPLPAPYQHQLSEPCPPYPQQSFKQEYLDPLYEQASQPALGQGGVNGHRYPGAGVVIKQEQTDFSYDSGNSCSLASWALWNSSAQLQLLPPRPSDPALKLMALSLILPLGEPPLGFGDVPGYASMYLHTEGFSGPSSGDGTMGYGYEKPLRPFPDDVCVVPEKFEGDIKQEGVGAFREGPPYQRRGALQLWQFLVALLDDPTNAHFIAWTGRGMEFKLIEPEEVARLWGIQKNRPAMNYDKLSRSLRYYYEKGIMQKVAGERYVYKFVCEPEALFSLAFPDNQRPALKAEFDRPVSEEDTVPLSHLDESPAYLPELAGPTQPFGPKGGYSY comes from the exons ATGGAGCGGAGGATGAAAGGCGGATACTTGGACCAGCAAGTGCCCTACACCTTCTGCAGC AAATCGCCCGGAAATGGGAGCTTGCGCGAAGCCCTGATGGTCCCGCAGGGGAAGCTCATGGACCCGGGCTCCCTGCCGCCCTCCGACTCCGAAG ATCTCTTCCAGGATCTAAGTCACTTCCAGGAGACATGGCTCGCTGAAG CTCAGGTACCTGACAGTGATGAGCAGTTTGTTCCTGATTTCCATTCAGAAAACT TAGCTTTCCACAGCCCCACCACCAGGATCAAGAAGGAGCCTCAGAGTCCCCACGCAGACCCGGCCCTGTCCTGCAGCAGAaagccgcccctcccccaccaccatgGCGAGCAGTGCCTTTATTCCAG TGCCTATGACCCCCCTAGACAAATCACCATCAAGTCCCCCGCCCCTGGTGCCCCTGGACAGTCgcccctgcagccctttcccCGGGCAGAACAACGGAGTTTCCTGAGATCCTCTggcacctcccagccccaccctggccaTGCGTACCTCGGGGAGCATAG TTCCGTCTTCCAGCAGCCCCTGGAGGTCTGCCATTCCTTCACACCCTCTCAGGGAGGGGGCCGGgaacccctcccagccccctacCAACACCAGCTGTCGGAGCCCTGCCCACCCTACCCCCAACAGAGCTTCAAGCAGGAATACCTTGACCCCCTGTACGAACAGGCCAGCCAGCCGGCATTGGGCCAGGGTGGAGTCAATGGGCACAGGTACCCAGGGGCGGGGGTGGTGATCAAACAGGAGCAGACGGACTTCTCCTATGACTCAG GAAACAGCTGCTCCCTGGCATCTTGGGCCTTATGGAACAGCTCTGCCCAGCTCCAgctgctgcctcccaggccctCTGACCCAGCCCTCAAGCTGATGGCTTTGAGTCTCATACTCCCGCTGGGCGAACCTCCCCTGGGATTTGGTG ATGTCCCTGGGTATGCCTCAATGTACCTTCACACAGAGGGTTTCTCCGGGCCCTCTTCAGGTGACGGGACCATGG GCTATGGCTATGAGAAACCTCTGCGTCCATTCCCAGATGATGTCTGCGTCGTCCCTGAGAAATTTGAAG GAGACATCAAGCAGGAAGGGGTGGGAGCCTTCCGAGAGGGACCGCCCTACCAGCGCCGGGGTGCCTTGCAGCTGTGGCAGTTTCTGGTAGCCCTGCTGGATGACCCGACGAATGCCCACTTTATTGCCTGGACTGGCCGGGGGATGGAGTTCAAACTAATTGAGCCTGAGGAG GTCGCCAGGCTCTGGGGCATCCAGAAGAACCGGCCAGCCATGAATTACGACAAACTGAGCCGCTCACTCCGGTACTACTACGAGAAAGGCATCATGCAGAAG GTGGCTGGCGAGCGTTACGTGTACAAGTTTGTGTGCGAGCCCGAGGCCCTCTTCTCTCTGGCCTTCCCGGACAATCAGCGTCCAGCTCTCAAGGCTGAGTTTGACCGGCCAGTCAGTGAGGAGGACACAGTCCCTTTGTCCCACTTGGATGAGAGCCCTGCCTACCTCCCAGAGCTGGCTGGCCCCACCCAGCCCTTTGGCCCCAAGGGTGGCTACTCTTACTAG
- the ETV4 gene encoding ETS translocation variant 4 isoform X3 — protein MERRMKGGYLDQQVPYTFCSKSPGNGSLREALMVPQGKLMDPGSLPPSDSEDLFQDLSHFQETWLAEAQVPDSDEQFVPDFHSENLAFHSPTTRIKKEPQSPHADPALSCSRKPPLPHHHGEQCLYSRQITIKSPAPGAPGQSPLQPFPRAEQRSFLRSSGTSQPHPGHAYLGEHSSVFQQPLEVCHSFTPSQGGGREPLPAPYQHQLSEPCPPYPQQSFKQEYLDPLYEQASQPALGQGGVNGHRYPGAGVVIKQEQTDFSYDSGNSCSLASWALWNSSAQLQLLPPRPSDPALKLMALSLILPLGEPPLGFGDVPGYASMYLHTEGFSGPSSGDGTMGYGYEKPLRPFPDDVCVVPEKFEGDIKQEGVGAFREGPPYQRRGALQLWQFLVALLDDPTNAHFIAWTGRGMEFKLIEPEEVARLWGIQKNRPAMNYDKLSRSLRYYYEKGIMQKVAGERYVYKFVCEPEALFSLAFPDNQRPALKAEFDRPVSEEDTVPLSHLDESPAYLPELAGPTQPFGPKGGYSY, from the exons ATGGAGCGGAGGATGAAAGGCGGATACTTGGACCAGCAAGTGCCCTACACCTTCTGCAGC AAATCGCCCGGAAATGGGAGCTTGCGCGAAGCCCTGATGGTCCCGCAGGGGAAGCTCATGGACCCGGGCTCCCTGCCGCCCTCCGACTCCGAAG ATCTCTTCCAGGATCTAAGTCACTTCCAGGAGACATGGCTCGCTGAAG CTCAGGTACCTGACAGTGATGAGCAGTTTGTTCCTGATTTCCATTCAGAAAACT TAGCTTTCCACAGCCCCACCACCAGGATCAAGAAGGAGCCTCAGAGTCCCCACGCAGACCCGGCCCTGTCCTGCAGCAGAaagccgcccctcccccaccaccatgGCGAGCAGTGCCTTTATTCCAG ACAAATCACCATCAAGTCCCCCGCCCCTGGTGCCCCTGGACAGTCgcccctgcagccctttcccCGGGCAGAACAACGGAGTTTCCTGAGATCCTCTggcacctcccagccccaccctggccaTGCGTACCTCGGGGAGCATAG TTCCGTCTTCCAGCAGCCCCTGGAGGTCTGCCATTCCTTCACACCCTCTCAGGGAGGGGGCCGGgaacccctcccagccccctacCAACACCAGCTGTCGGAGCCCTGCCCACCCTACCCCCAACAGAGCTTCAAGCAGGAATACCTTGACCCCCTGTACGAACAGGCCAGCCAGCCGGCATTGGGCCAGGGTGGAGTCAATGGGCACAGGTACCCAGGGGCGGGGGTGGTGATCAAACAGGAGCAGACGGACTTCTCCTATGACTCAG GAAACAGCTGCTCCCTGGCATCTTGGGCCTTATGGAACAGCTCTGCCCAGCTCCAgctgctgcctcccaggccctCTGACCCAGCCCTCAAGCTGATGGCTTTGAGTCTCATACTCCCGCTGGGCGAACCTCCCCTGGGATTTGGTG ATGTCCCTGGGTATGCCTCAATGTACCTTCACACAGAGGGTTTCTCCGGGCCCTCTTCAGGTGACGGGACCATGG GCTATGGCTATGAGAAACCTCTGCGTCCATTCCCAGATGATGTCTGCGTCGTCCCTGAGAAATTTGAAG GAGACATCAAGCAGGAAGGGGTGGGAGCCTTCCGAGAGGGACCGCCCTACCAGCGCCGGGGTGCCTTGCAGCTGTGGCAGTTTCTGGTAGCCCTGCTGGATGACCCGACGAATGCCCACTTTATTGCCTGGACTGGCCGGGGGATGGAGTTCAAACTAATTGAGCCTGAGGAG GTCGCCAGGCTCTGGGGCATCCAGAAGAACCGGCCAGCCATGAATTACGACAAACTGAGCCGCTCACTCCGGTACTACTACGAGAAAGGCATCATGCAGAAG GTGGCTGGCGAGCGTTACGTGTACAAGTTTGTGTGCGAGCCCGAGGCCCTCTTCTCTCTGGCCTTCCCGGACAATCAGCGTCCAGCTCTCAAGGCTGAGTTTGACCGGCCAGTCAGTGAGGAGGACACAGTCCCTTTGTCCCACTTGGATGAGAGCCCTGCCTACCTCCCAGAGCTGGCTGGCCCCACCCAGCCCTTTGGCCCCAAGGGTGGCTACTCTTACTAG